In Sphingobium sp. B2D3C, a genomic segment contains:
- the radC gene encoding RadC family protein translates to MGEGRSRGKSETSHDGVGHRARLRQRLASGPDGLLDHELIEYLLALALPRRDTKPLAKALIARFGSLGAVLSADWATLMQVDGMGETTTAALKATQAAALRMLRNEVAERPVLASWQALLDYLRADMAHLSIERVRVLHLNARNILLRDDHMGDGSVDEAAIYARQVARRALEFGSAGVILVHNHPSGLPEPSRQDILMTRDVIAALKPLGVTVHDHVIIATEGHRSMRAMGLI, encoded by the coding sequence ATGGGCGAAGGGCGATCCCGGGGCAAGAGCGAGACGAGTCATGATGGCGTTGGCCACCGCGCCCGCCTGCGGCAGCGACTCGCGTCCGGACCAGATGGGCTGCTCGACCATGAACTGATCGAATATCTGCTCGCGCTCGCCCTGCCGCGCCGGGATACCAAGCCGCTGGCAAAGGCCCTGATCGCCCGCTTCGGCTCGTTGGGCGCCGTGCTCAGCGCCGATTGGGCCACGCTGATGCAGGTCGACGGCATGGGCGAGACCACGACCGCCGCGCTCAAGGCGACACAGGCCGCCGCCCTGCGGATGCTCCGCAACGAGGTGGCGGAGCGGCCGGTGCTGGCATCATGGCAGGCCCTGCTCGATTATTTGCGCGCCGACATGGCCCATCTCTCGATCGAGCGCGTGCGCGTGCTTCATCTCAACGCCCGCAACATCCTGCTGCGTGACGATCATATGGGGGACGGCTCGGTGGATGAAGCTGCCATCTACGCCCGGCAAGTTGCCCGTCGCGCACTGGAATTCGGCTCGGCCGGCGTCATTCTTGTCCACAATCATCCCAGCGGTTTGCCCGAGCCGAGCCGGCAGGACATCCTCATGACTCGCGACGTCATCGCCGCGCTCAAGCCCCTCGGCGTGACCGTCCACGATCATGTCATTATCGCAACCGAAGGCCACCGTTCGATGCGGGCCATGGGGCTGATCTGA